The following are encoded together in the Mumia sp. Pv4-285 genome:
- the rsmA gene encoding 16S rRNA (adenine(1518)-N(6)/adenine(1519)-N(6))-dimethyltransferase RsmA yields MTGDVRLLGPGDIRSLAAELDVVPTKKRGQNFVIDANTVRRIVRAAGVGPDDVVLEIGPGLGSLTLALLDQVRHVVAVEVDERLATALPATIETFAPTRGGDVDVLHADALQVTELPGPAPTALVANLPYNISVPVLLHFFELVPTIERGLVMVQAEVADRLAAGPGSRTYGVPSLKSSWYADVRPAGRVGRNVFWPAPNVDSGLVAWTRHDPPADADRSRVFAVVDAAFAQRRKTLRAALAGIAGGPDRSEAALVAADVSPQARGEQLDLAAYVRIAAALDAAAAEATQPDALPE; encoded by the coding sequence CTGACCGGCGACGTACGCCTCCTGGGCCCCGGCGACATCCGTTCTCTCGCCGCGGAGCTCGACGTCGTCCCGACGAAGAAGCGTGGGCAGAACTTCGTCATCGACGCCAACACGGTCCGCAGGATCGTGCGCGCTGCCGGAGTGGGTCCGGACGACGTCGTGCTCGAGATCGGCCCCGGGCTGGGGTCGCTGACCCTGGCCCTGCTCGACCAGGTGCGGCACGTGGTCGCGGTCGAGGTCGACGAGCGGCTCGCGACGGCGCTCCCGGCGACCATCGAGACGTTCGCACCGACCCGCGGCGGCGACGTCGACGTGCTCCACGCCGACGCCCTCCAGGTGACGGAGCTCCCGGGGCCGGCGCCGACGGCGCTGGTCGCGAACCTGCCGTACAACATCTCGGTCCCGGTCCTGCTGCACTTCTTCGAGCTCGTCCCGACCATCGAGCGGGGGCTGGTCATGGTCCAGGCCGAGGTCGCCGACCGGTTGGCGGCGGGGCCCGGCTCGCGGACGTACGGCGTGCCGAGCCTGAAGTCGTCCTGGTACGCCGACGTCCGTCCCGCGGGTCGGGTGGGCCGGAACGTGTTCTGGCCGGCCCCGAATGTCGACTCCGGTCTCGTCGCGTGGACGCGCCACGACCCTCCTGCGGACGCCGACCGCTCGCGCGTGTTCGCGGTCGTGGACGCCGCCTTCGCCCAGCGGCGCAAGACCCTGAGGGCGGCACTGGCCGGGATCGCCGGCGGCCCCGACCGGTCCGAGGCCGCGCTCGTGGCGGCCGACGTGTCGCCGCAGGCACGAGGCGAGCAGCTGGACCTCGCGGCGTACGTCCGGATCGCCGCAGCGCTCGACGCAGCGGCCGCGGAGGCCACCCAGCCCGACGCGCTCCCGGAGTGA
- a CDS encoding 4-(cytidine 5'-diphospho)-2-C-methyl-D-erythritol kinase — translation MRTTTARVPAKINLCLGVGPRRDDGYHPLATVYQAVDLCDEVRATEVDDDAVTVRTLFAGDGTREQAPVPTGPDNLAVRAALALRDAYAVDAGVSLAIRKAIPVMGGMAGGSADAAAALVACDALWGTQATRRELEEIAAKLGSDVPFLLHGGTALGGGRGEEVSPVLARGRFHWVFAIADHGLSTAQVYGEYDVLHADTPLPMPEVPQELLTALASGDAAALGRALSNDLQAPALRLRPELQQVFDVAEEGDALGALVSGSGPTVMVLAEDAVHSEELARLLLASGVCADAVQASGPEAGAHLI, via the coding sequence GTGCGTACGACGACCGCGCGGGTGCCCGCGAAGATCAACCTCTGCCTCGGCGTCGGCCCTCGACGCGACGACGGCTACCACCCCTTGGCGACGGTCTACCAGGCGGTCGACCTGTGCGACGAGGTCCGCGCGACCGAGGTCGACGACGACGCCGTGACTGTGCGCACGCTGTTCGCGGGTGACGGCACGCGCGAGCAGGCTCCGGTGCCGACCGGTCCCGACAACCTCGCCGTACGCGCCGCGCTCGCGCTGCGTGACGCGTACGCCGTCGATGCGGGCGTGTCGCTCGCCATCCGCAAGGCGATCCCCGTGATGGGCGGCATGGCGGGAGGCTCTGCCGACGCCGCCGCCGCGCTGGTCGCCTGCGACGCGCTGTGGGGCACCCAGGCGACCCGCCGTGAGCTCGAGGAGATCGCCGCGAAGCTCGGCTCCGACGTCCCCTTCCTGCTGCACGGCGGCACTGCTCTCGGCGGCGGGCGCGGCGAGGAGGTCAGTCCGGTCCTGGCGCGCGGCCGGTTCCACTGGGTGTTCGCGATCGCCGACCACGGGCTTTCGACCGCGCAGGTCTACGGCGAGTACGACGTGCTGCACGCCGACACGCCGCTCCCGATGCCCGAGGTGCCGCAGGAGCTCCTCACCGCACTGGCATCCGGCGACGCCGCCGCGCTCGGCCGCGCGTTGTCGAACGACCTCCAGGCTCCAGCGCTCCGTCTGCGTCCGGAGCTCCAGCAGGTCTTCGACGTAGCCGAGGAGGGCGACGCCCTCGGCGCCCTGGTGTCCGGTTCGGGGCCGACGGTGATGGTCCTCGCCGAGGACGCCGTCCACTCCGAGGAGCTGGCCCGCCTGCTGCTGGCGTCCGGAGTCTGCGCCGACGCCGTGCAGGCATCGGGCCCGGAGGCCGGGGCGCATCTCATCTGA
- a CDS encoding SDR family oxidoreductase — protein sequence MSTDLFSLEGRTALVTGGSRGIGRMIAEGFLTQGARVYITARKAEACDRAAAEMSDLGTCVSLPSDVSTVDGVRELVARFGELEDSLDILVNNAGAAWGAPYAEFPESGWDKVMDVNVKAPFFLTQALTPLLAKAATDHPAKVINIASIDGLSLNADETYSYHASKAGLVHLTRKLGVTLAPDNIVVSGIAPGAFASEMNRTARDHSDAVAARVPAGRIGTSDDMAGAAIYLASRAGDYVVGETLVVDGGVTHAR from the coding sequence ATGTCGACTGACCTGTTCTCTCTCGAAGGCCGCACCGCACTCGTCACCGGAGGGTCGCGCGGCATCGGCCGCATGATCGCCGAGGGCTTCCTCACCCAGGGTGCGCGCGTCTACATCACCGCCCGGAAGGCCGAGGCGTGCGACCGCGCAGCGGCCGAGATGTCCGACCTCGGGACCTGCGTCTCGCTGCCGTCCGACGTCTCGACCGTGGACGGGGTGCGTGAGCTCGTGGCGCGCTTCGGCGAGCTCGAGGACTCGCTGGACATCCTCGTGAACAACGCGGGCGCAGCGTGGGGTGCGCCGTACGCGGAGTTCCCGGAGAGCGGCTGGGACAAGGTCATGGACGTCAACGTCAAGGCGCCCTTCTTCCTGACCCAGGCGCTCACCCCGCTGCTGGCGAAGGCCGCGACGGACCACCCGGCGAAGGTCATCAACATCGCCTCGATCGACGGCCTGTCGCTGAACGCGGACGAGACCTACTCGTACCACGCGAGCAAGGCCGGGCTCGTCCACCTCACCCGCAAGCTCGGGGTCACCCTGGCGCCGGACAACATCGTGGTCAGCGGGATCGCGCCGGGCGCGTTCGCTTCGGAGATGAACCGAACGGCGCGTGACCACTCCGACGCCGTTGCCGCCCGCGTCCCGGCCGGCCGGATCGGGACCTCGGACGACATGGCAGGTGCGGCGATCTACTTGGCGTCTCGCGCCGGCGACTACGTGGTCGGCGAGACGCTCGTGGTCGACGGCGGCGTCACCCACGCGCGCTGA
- a CDS encoding RidA family protein: MTEIALHSPSGLVQSPAFSHVAVIPPGATTILVGGQNGVDESGTIVSDEPAAQVTRALDNVETALAEAGATFDDVVAWTILFAEAIDVQAAYAVAGPRLARDGAPPLVTAAIVSGLAVPGALIELSVTAAVVR; this comes from the coding sequence ATGACCGAGATCGCACTGCACAGTCCGTCAGGCCTGGTCCAGAGCCCGGCCTTCAGCCACGTCGCCGTCATCCCGCCGGGGGCGACCACCATCCTCGTCGGAGGCCAGAACGGCGTCGACGAGTCCGGGACGATCGTCTCCGACGAGCCCGCCGCCCAGGTCACGAGAGCCCTCGACAACGTCGAGACGGCACTCGCCGAGGCGGGAGCCACGTTCGACGACGTCGTCGCCTGGACGATCCTGTTCGCCGAGGCGATCGACGTCCAGGCGGCGTACGCCGTGGCGGGGCCGCGGCTCGCCCGCGACGGTGCCCCTCCGCTGGTCACGGCGGCGATCGTGTCCGGGCTCGCGGTCCCGGGGGCGCTGATCGAGCTCAGCGTGACCGCCGCCGTGGTGCGGTGA
- a CDS encoding ABC-F family ATP-binding cassette domain-containing protein, with product MTPPQNLVNLDGVDKSHGTRTLLDSVSLGVAVTDRIGVVGRNGGGKTTLLRVLSRIEPPDAGRVTHTRGLEVGFLTQADELHEAHTLREAVLGGKADHEWASDPTTREVVTVLLAGISLDRIVEGMSGGERRRASLARLLLGQHDLLVLDEPTNHLDIDAIAWLARHLRIRECAIVVVTHDRWFLDEVATRTWEVHDGVVDQYDGGYAAYVLARAERDRQAAATESRRANLARKELAWLRRGAPARTSKPKFRIDAANALIADEPPPRDRLELERFATQRLGKDVVDLEDVSLTRGTARILDHATWRLGPGDRVGLVGPNGTGKTSVMRLVAGTLEPDRGRVKRGKTISVAYLSQALDELDPQERVLDAVSGPELRATSLLEGFGFTGDLLTSRIGDLSGGERRRLQVMRLLLSEPNVLLLDEPTNDLDIDTLTVIEDYLDRWPGTLVVVSHDRYFLERVTDTVYELPGDGSVRMLVGGVDAYQPRDVATRLAMSAGRTPVDVVAATTASADAGLSGAEERAAQKEMARIDRRLAKLSELSAGIEKQMADHPTDVGKLSDLQARLTEITGEKGDLESIWLELAEVLG from the coding sequence GTGACTCCGCCGCAGAACCTCGTGAACCTGGACGGTGTCGACAAGTCCCACGGCACCCGTACGCTGCTGGACTCGGTGAGCCTCGGCGTCGCCGTGACCGACCGGATCGGGGTCGTCGGCCGCAACGGCGGCGGCAAGACCACGCTCCTGCGGGTCCTCTCCCGGATCGAGCCGCCCGACGCGGGCCGGGTCACGCACACGCGGGGCCTGGAGGTCGGGTTCCTCACCCAGGCCGACGAGCTCCACGAGGCGCACACGCTCCGGGAGGCCGTCCTCGGAGGCAAGGCCGACCACGAGTGGGCGTCCGACCCGACCACGCGCGAGGTCGTGACGGTCCTCCTCGCCGGCATCTCCCTCGACCGCATCGTCGAAGGCATGTCCGGCGGCGAGAGGCGGCGCGCGTCCCTGGCGAGGCTCCTTCTCGGCCAGCACGACCTCCTCGTTCTCGACGAGCCGACGAACCACCTCGACATCGACGCCATCGCGTGGCTCGCACGTCACCTGCGCATCCGCGAGTGCGCGATCGTGGTCGTGACCCACGACCGTTGGTTCCTCGACGAGGTCGCGACTCGCACGTGGGAGGTCCATGACGGCGTCGTCGACCAGTACGACGGCGGCTACGCGGCGTACGTGCTGGCGCGTGCGGAGCGTGATCGCCAGGCGGCGGCGACGGAGAGCCGGCGGGCCAACCTGGCGCGCAAGGAGCTCGCCTGGCTCCGGCGGGGTGCGCCCGCGCGGACGTCGAAGCCGAAGTTCCGGATCGACGCCGCGAACGCGCTGATCGCCGACGAGCCGCCGCCGCGGGACCGGCTCGAGCTCGAGCGCTTCGCGACACAGCGGCTCGGCAAGGACGTCGTCGACCTCGAGGACGTCAGCCTCACCCGCGGTACGGCGCGGATCCTCGACCACGCGACCTGGCGGCTCGGCCCCGGCGACCGTGTCGGGCTCGTCGGTCCCAACGGCACCGGCAAGACCTCGGTGATGCGGTTGGTCGCGGGCACCCTCGAGCCCGACCGCGGACGGGTGAAGCGCGGCAAGACCATCTCCGTCGCGTACCTCTCGCAGGCCCTCGACGAGCTCGACCCGCAGGAGCGCGTGCTCGACGCGGTGAGCGGGCCGGAGCTGCGGGCGACCTCGTTGCTCGAGGGGTTCGGCTTCACGGGCGACCTCCTCACCTCACGGATCGGCGACCTGTCCGGCGGTGAGCGCCGCCGCCTCCAGGTGATGCGGCTGCTGCTGTCGGAGCCGAACGTCCTCCTGCTCGACGAGCCGACCAACGACCTCGACATCGACACGCTGACCGTGATCGAGGACTACCTCGACCGGTGGCCCGGCACGCTCGTCGTGGTCTCGCACGACCGCTACTTCCTCGAGCGCGTCACGGACACGGTCTACGAGCTGCCGGGAGACGGGTCCGTACGCATGCTCGTCGGCGGGGTCGACGCGTACCAGCCTCGCGACGTCGCCACGCGCCTGGCCATGTCGGCCGGACGGACACCCGTCGACGTGGTCGCCGCCACGACGGCCTCGGCGGACGCGGGACTGTCGGGTGCCGAGGAGCGCGCGGCGCAGAAGGAGATGGCGCGCATCGACCGTCGTCTGGCCAAGCTCTCGGAGCTCTCGGCAGGCATCGAGAAGCAGATGGCAGACCACCCGACGGACGTCGGGAAGCTGTCCGATCTGCAGGCCAGGCTGACCGAGATCACAGGCGAGAAGGGCGATCTGGAGTCAATCTGGTTGGAGCTCGCAGAGGTGTTAGGTTGA
- a CDS encoding MMPL family transporter: MARPESAESSHTRARWVIPIALVLVWLVLGGLAGPFAGKLSEVSENDTAAFLPESAESTEVAAIQAQFAPDTVPLVIVWESDQPLSDAARADVAEQLEAVSRIEGIDGPARGPVPSEDGAALAGYAQIDPAAGEVETVVDDVRAAVSEVDGATPYVTGPGGFAADIGSAFGGIDGLLLGVALVVVLVILLVVYRSPLLPFAVLLTSVLGLGLAAFVVYQLAVAGVLDLNGQSQGIMSILVVGAATDYALLLVARYREELRVHDDRFTAMKVAWRRALRPVIASGSTVILGLLCLLLSDLTSNRSLGPVAALGIAAAMLSALTFLPAVLVLLGRTAFWPFRPNVGSAKPEESGIWGRVASLVKHRPRRLWVGATLALALAAAFAPTFSASGVSQSDILLGESEAVSGQEALTRHFPGGSGSPAVVIAPEDDLDEVVRIVDQADGVATVAAMPAGEGADESPKVIDGLVMIEVTLEDPADSHAAEETVRALRDELHGLGDEVLVGGETAQQVDGNDVAEHDRTLIIPVVLIVILLVLIVLLRSVLAPVLLVATTVLSFFSTLGVAALVFEHGFGWPGADPSVPLYAFVFLVALGIDYNIFLMTRVREESAKRGTHEGILHGLVVTGGVITSAGVVLAATFSALAVIPILFLAQIAFLVAFGVLLDALLVRSLLVPALSYDIGSRIWWPSSLQRRR, from the coding sequence GTGGCCCGACCCGAATCTGCCGAGTCCTCGCACACGCGGGCCCGGTGGGTCATCCCGATCGCACTCGTCCTCGTCTGGCTGGTTCTCGGTGGTCTGGCCGGCCCGTTCGCCGGGAAGCTGTCGGAGGTGTCGGAGAACGACACGGCGGCCTTCCTGCCCGAGAGCGCGGAGTCGACCGAGGTTGCAGCGATCCAGGCGCAGTTCGCGCCGGACACGGTCCCGCTCGTCATCGTGTGGGAGTCGGACCAGCCGCTCTCGGACGCTGCCCGAGCCGACGTGGCAGAGCAGCTCGAGGCCGTCTCCCGGATCGAGGGGATCGACGGTCCTGCGAGAGGGCCCGTCCCGTCGGAGGACGGCGCGGCGCTCGCGGGGTACGCCCAGATCGATCCGGCGGCCGGTGAGGTCGAGACGGTCGTCGACGACGTCCGCGCCGCGGTCAGCGAGGTGGACGGCGCGACCCCCTATGTCACCGGGCCGGGCGGGTTCGCCGCCGACATCGGCTCCGCGTTCGGGGGCATCGACGGGCTGCTGCTCGGTGTCGCACTGGTCGTCGTCCTGGTGATCCTGCTGGTGGTCTATCGGAGCCCCCTGCTGCCCTTCGCGGTCCTGCTCACCTCCGTCCTCGGGCTCGGTCTCGCCGCGTTCGTGGTCTACCAGCTCGCTGTCGCCGGCGTCCTCGACCTCAACGGGCAGAGCCAGGGGATCATGTCGATCCTGGTGGTCGGCGCGGCCACCGACTACGCCCTGCTCCTCGTCGCGCGCTACCGCGAGGAGCTGCGGGTCCACGACGACCGGTTCACGGCGATGAAGGTCGCGTGGCGTCGTGCGCTGCGACCGGTGATCGCCTCCGGCAGCACCGTGATCCTCGGTCTGCTGTGCCTGCTCCTGTCCGACCTCACCTCGAACCGAAGCCTCGGCCCGGTCGCTGCCCTCGGCATCGCGGCCGCGATGCTCTCCGCACTCACGTTCCTTCCGGCGGTCCTGGTGCTCCTCGGGCGCACGGCCTTCTGGCCGTTCCGCCCGAACGTCGGCAGCGCCAAGCCGGAGGAGTCGGGCATCTGGGGCCGGGTCGCCTCGCTCGTGAAGCACCGCCCGCGTCGGCTGTGGGTCGGCGCCACGCTGGCCCTCGCCCTGGCTGCGGCGTTCGCGCCGACGTTCAGCGCGTCTGGTGTCTCGCAGAGCGACATCCTGCTCGGTGAGTCCGAGGCGGTGAGCGGGCAGGAGGCGCTCACCCGCCACTTCCCCGGAGGGTCCGGCTCTCCTGCGGTCGTCATCGCGCCGGAGGACGACCTCGACGAGGTCGTGCGCATCGTCGATCAGGCCGACGGCGTCGCCACCGTGGCGGCGATGCCCGCAGGCGAAGGCGCGGACGAGTCCCCGAAGGTGATCGACGGCCTCGTGATGATCGAGGTGACGCTGGAGGATCCGGCCGACAGCCACGCCGCGGAGGAGACCGTGCGCGCGCTGCGAGACGAGCTCCACGGGCTCGGCGACGAGGTTCTCGTCGGTGGCGAGACGGCGCAGCAGGTCGACGGCAACGACGTCGCGGAGCACGACCGTACGCTCATCATCCCCGTGGTGCTCATCGTCATCCTGCTCGTGCTCATCGTGCTGCTCCGGTCGGTGCTCGCGCCCGTCCTCCTCGTCGCGACCACCGTGCTGAGCTTCTTCTCGACCCTCGGGGTCGCGGCGCTGGTGTTCGAGCACGGTTTCGGCTGGCCGGGAGCAGACCCGTCGGTGCCGCTGTACGCGTTCGTCTTCCTCGTCGCGCTCGGCATCGACTACAACATCTTCCTGATGACGCGGGTGCGTGAGGAGTCGGCGAAGCGGGGGACCCACGAGGGCATCCTCCACGGGCTGGTGGTGACCGGTGGCGTGATCACGTCCGCCGGCGTGGTCCTCGCTGCCACGTTCTCGGCCCTCGCGGTGATCCCGATCCTGTTCCTGGCGCAGATCGCGTTCCTGGTCGCGTTCGGCGTCCTCCTCGACGCACTCCTGGTGCGCTCGCTGCTCGTGCCCGCGCTGTCGTACGACATCGGCTCGCGCATCTGGTGGCCGAGCAGCCTCCAGCGCCGGCGCTGA
- a CDS encoding MarR family winged helix-turn-helix transcriptional regulator, which yields MREAEWERDEVDRLVAAWRRERPDLDVDPMEILSRVSRLSRHLDLARREAFADQHLDGWEFDVLSALRRAGEPYQLSPGQLLRETLVTSGTMTNRIDRLTTRGFVERLPDPADRRGVQVRLTDEGRSVVDAALEALLSRERELLAALGEDDAARLSELLRGLLLPFDASDGS from the coding sequence GTGCGAGAGGCTGAGTGGGAACGAGACGAGGTGGACCGCTTGGTCGCCGCGTGGCGTCGTGAGCGCCCCGACCTCGACGTCGACCCGATGGAGATCCTGAGCCGGGTCTCACGGCTGTCGAGGCATCTCGACCTCGCTCGGCGCGAAGCCTTCGCCGACCAGCATCTCGACGGCTGGGAGTTCGACGTGCTGTCCGCCCTGCGGCGTGCGGGAGAGCCGTACCAGCTCTCGCCCGGCCAGCTCCTGCGCGAGACCCTCGTCACCAGCGGGACGATGACGAACCGCATCGACCGGCTCACGACGCGCGGGTTCGTGGAGCGTCTGCCCGACCCCGCTGACCGGCGCGGAGTCCAGGTCCGGCTCACCGACGAGGGCCGCTCCGTCGTCGACGCAGCGCTTGAAGCGCTCCTGTCACGAGAGCGGGAGCTGCTCGCCGCACTCGGTGAGGACGACGCCGCCCGGCTCTCCGAGCTGCTGCGCGGCCTGCTCCTCCCCTTCGACGCCTCTGACGGCTCGTGA
- a CDS encoding helix-turn-helix domain-containing protein gives MADLTDTTDRDPAIGLRAVRALGDLAERLERLQVERARELGWSWQQIADALGVSRQAAHKKHGGSERRGED, from the coding sequence ATGGCCGATCTGACAGACACCACGGACCGGGACCCCGCCATCGGCCTCCGTGCCGTTCGCGCACTCGGCGATCTCGCCGAGCGCCTCGAGCGGCTCCAGGTCGAACGCGCTCGAGAGCTCGGATGGTCGTGGCAGCAGATCGCCGACGCGCTCGGGGTGTCGCGCCAGGCCGCCCACAAGAAGCACGGCGGGTCCGAGCGACGAGGAGAGGACTGA
- a CDS encoding Clp protease N-terminal domain-containing protein — protein MFEKFTATARAAVVEAQAEARDAGDRRIEPVHVLGALSKQEPSGGVLARHGITYEALRAEIVRSGDGALDAAALASLGVDLESVREQADATFGPGALDRAGRRRGHLRFVRASKAALEQALRVTVAGPGREIGAPQLLAGVLAVDDARTAAVLGAVCDDPDTLRAEVARAVSGEAA, from the coding sequence ATGTTCGAGAAGTTCACCGCGACCGCGCGCGCCGCGGTCGTCGAGGCGCAGGCAGAGGCCCGTGACGCGGGAGACCGGCGGATCGAGCCGGTCCATGTTCTGGGTGCGCTCTCGAAGCAGGAGCCGTCCGGCGGAGTGCTCGCGCGGCACGGCATCACGTACGAGGCGCTGCGTGCGGAGATCGTACGCAGCGGGGACGGTGCTCTCGACGCCGCGGCTCTCGCCTCGCTGGGTGTCGACCTCGAGAGCGTCCGTGAGCAGGCCGACGCGACGTTCGGGCCTGGCGCCCTCGACCGGGCGGGGCGCCGCCGGGGGCACCTCCGGTTCGTGCGCGCGAGCAAGGCTGCGCTCGAGCAGGCGCTCCGCGTCACGGTCGCGGGCCCGGGCCGGGAGATCGGCGCGCCACAGCTCCTCGCCGGTGTCCTCGCCGTCGACGACGCGCGAACGGCGGCCGTGCTCGGTGCCGTGTGCGACGACCCCGACACGCTGCGGGCCGAGGTCGCGCGGGCGGTCTCGGGAGAGGCGGCCTGA
- a CDS encoding methyltransferase domain-containing protein, translated as MPSWDPGLYLTYESERARPFLDLVVRVPTEPRTIVDLGCGPGHLSAVLRQRWPQARITGVDSSPEMIEQARREGDGEGISYELGDIASWSPPAPVDLVVSNAAFQWVPEQLEVVPRLRRHVAPGGVLAFQVPDNHDEPNHVLLRELAGRAPYAEHAAGLATARGVSPAAYLDVLVDDGWDLDVWGTTYFHVLPGDDPVFRWISGTGARPVLQALPHELRAEFVENYKAALREAYPRREYGTVLPFPRTFVVAKRRV; from the coding sequence GTGCCGTCCTGGGACCCGGGGCTCTATCTCACCTACGAGTCCGAGCGAGCGCGCCCGTTCCTCGACCTGGTGGTCCGCGTGCCGACGGAGCCGCGCACGATCGTCGATCTCGGGTGCGGGCCGGGTCACCTCAGTGCAGTGCTCCGCCAGCGCTGGCCGCAGGCACGCATCACCGGTGTCGACTCGTCACCGGAGATGATCGAGCAGGCTCGCCGTGAGGGCGACGGCGAGGGGATCTCGTACGAGCTCGGTGACATCGCGTCGTGGAGTCCGCCGGCGCCGGTCGACCTGGTCGTGTCCAACGCGGCGTTCCAGTGGGTCCCGGAGCAGCTGGAGGTCGTGCCCCGACTGCGTCGCCACGTCGCGCCGGGGGGCGTGCTCGCCTTCCAGGTGCCGGACAACCACGACGAGCCGAACCACGTGCTGCTCCGAGAGCTCGCGGGACGTGCGCCGTACGCCGAGCACGCTGCTGGCCTCGCGACGGCGCGCGGGGTCTCGCCGGCGGCGTACCTCGACGTCCTGGTCGACGACGGGTGGGACCTCGACGTTTGGGGAACGACGTACTTCCATGTGCTCCCGGGAGACGACCCCGTCTTCCGGTGGATCTCGGGCACGGGTGCCCGTCCGGTCCTCCAGGCGCTGCCGCACGAGCTGCGGGCCGAGTTCGTCGAGAACTACAAGGCGGCGCTCCGCGAGGCGTACCCCCGGCGGGAGTACGGGACGGTGCTGCCGTTTCCGAGGACGTTCGTCGTCGCGAAGCGGCGCGTCTGA
- a CDS encoding TetR family transcriptional regulator, protein MPRVAKNPDPETKRSSKRMTAAERREQLIATARTLFADRGVDGTTVEEIAARASVSKPVVYEHFGGKEGLYAVVVDREVRTLLDMMRGALTSGGPRELLQQAAFALLTYVETSSDGFRILVRDAPVGGSPNGSYVSIIGDVASRVEDILVGEFKRRGYESKLAPMYAQMLVGMVSTTGQWWLHARKPSKDVVTAHLVNLAWNGLSNLEVKPVLTPPHDED, encoded by the coding sequence ATGCCCAGAGTGGCCAAGAACCCGGATCCGGAGACGAAGCGCAGCAGCAAGCGGATGACGGCGGCCGAGCGGCGTGAGCAGCTCATCGCGACCGCCCGGACCCTCTTCGCGGACCGCGGGGTCGACGGCACCACCGTCGAGGAGATCGCGGCCCGTGCCTCCGTCTCGAAACCGGTCGTCTACGAGCACTTCGGCGGCAAGGAAGGCCTGTACGCCGTGGTGGTCGACCGCGAGGTCCGCACGCTGCTCGACATGATGCGCGGCGCCCTCACCAGCGGCGGCCCGCGCGAGCTCCTGCAGCAGGCCGCGTTCGCGCTGCTCACCTACGTCGAGACCAGCTCGGACGGGTTCCGGATCCTGGTCCGCGACGCCCCCGTCGGCGGCTCCCCCAACGGTTCGTACGTCAGCATCATCGGCGACGTCGCCAGCCGCGTCGAGGACATCCTCGTCGGGGAGTTCAAACGACGCGGCTACGAGTCGAAGCTTGCACCGATGTACGCCCAGATGCTCGTCGGCATGGTCTCGACCACCGGCCAGTGGTGGCTGCACGCCCGCAAGCCCAGCAAGGACGTCGTCACCGCCCACCTCGTCAACCTCGCGTGGAACGGCCTCTCCAACCTCGAGGTCAAGCCCGTCCTGACACCGCCGCACGACGAAGACTGA
- a CDS encoding serine hydrolase domain-containing protein, translated as MTRATTIAGAVTAAVVVALGALLAPHPATLGDASGDDALAARTRDALGRGHHAVSVALVEPDGVRYAGFGANEHTPYEIGSVAKVMTSMLLSDAVARGEVTLEEPLGDHLDLGDSPAADVTLAELASHRSGLPRMGGGLWGTAGAAVATLRHRNPYYESVDDLVAEAREASVGDERGSVSYSNLGGALLGQALAARSGLDYAALLRTRLLEPLGLTDTTVPEDDADATTHGRAASGLAEEPWVQDGYAPAGGIRSTTADLAVLIGAVLDRSAPGADAVEPRWDAADGDRIGLAWFTSADGTTWHNGGTGGYRAMVALDRTRGRGVVVLADTAIDVDDAALDILEGTR; from the coding sequence ATGACCCGCGCGACAACAATCGCCGGGGCGGTCACGGCGGCGGTCGTCGTCGCCCTTGGCGCACTGCTCGCTCCACATCCCGCAACGCTCGGGGACGCGTCCGGCGACGACGCCCTCGCCGCCAGGACACGTGACGCGTTGGGGCGCGGCCACCACGCGGTGAGCGTGGCGCTCGTCGAGCCCGACGGCGTCCGCTACGCCGGCTTCGGCGCGAACGAGCACACCCCGTACGAGATCGGTTCCGTCGCCAAGGTGATGACGTCGATGCTGCTCTCCGACGCGGTCGCCCGCGGGGAGGTGACGCTCGAGGAACCGCTCGGCGACCACCTGGATCTCGGAGACAGCCCGGCGGCCGACGTGACCCTCGCCGAGCTCGCAAGCCACCGCAGCGGACTCCCCCGCATGGGTGGCGGGCTCTGGGGCACGGCCGGCGCCGCCGTCGCGACGTTGCGGCACCGCAATCCGTACTACGAGAGCGTCGACGACCTTGTCGCCGAAGCCCGCGAGGCGTCGGTGGGCGATGAGCGAGGTTCCGTGTCGTACTCCAACCTCGGCGGCGCCCTGCTCGGCCAGGCGCTCGCGGCACGCAGCGGGCTCGACTACGCAGCGCTCCTGCGCACCCGTCTGCTCGAACCACTCGGACTGACCGACACGACCGTCCCCGAGGACGACGCGGACGCTACGACCCACGGCCGGGCGGCGAGCGGCCTGGCAGAGGAGCCCTGGGTGCAGGACGGCTACGCGCCGGCCGGCGGCATCCGGTCCACCACCGCCGACCTCGCCGTCCTGATCGGCGCCGTGCTCGACAGGAGCGCACCGGGCGCCGACGCCGTCGAACCGCGCTGGGACGCCGCGGACGGCGACCGGATCGGACTCGCCTGGTTCACGTCCGCCGATGGGACGACCTGGCACAACGGAGGCACCGGCGGATACCGCGCGATGGTCGCGCTCGACCGCACCCGAGGACGAGGCGTGGTCGTCCTCGCGGACACCGCGATCGACGTGGACGACGCCGCGCTCGACATCTTGGAGGGCACCCGATGA